Proteins encoded in a region of the Salminus brasiliensis chromosome 2, fSalBra1.hap2, whole genome shotgun sequence genome:
- the fgf6b gene encoding fibroblast growth factor 6b: MAREAEARWPPTALLLLGFLVGLEASEPAAAGGTNETSLERRWESLFSRSVLGISGERAELNWESDYLLGIKRVRRLYCNVGIGFHLEVLPDGRINGAHNENQYSLIEISTVERGVVSLYGVKSELFVAMNSRGRLYGTRTFKSECKFKETLLPNNYNAYESSIYKGFYIALSKHGRVKRGNKASTSMTVTHFLPRI, from the exons ATGGCCCGCGAGGCCGAGGCGCGCTGGCCGCCGACCGCGCTCCTTCTCCTGGGTTTCCTGGTCGGGCTCGAGGCGTCGGAGCCGGCGGCGGCGGGCGGGACTAACGAGACGTCTCTGGAGAGGCGATGGGAGAGCCTCTTCTCCCGCTCTGTACTGGGTATCTCGGGCGAGCGAGCGGAGCTGAACTGGGAGAGCGACTATCTTCTGGGCATCAAGAGAGTGCGGAGACTGTACTGCAACGTGGGCATCGGGTTTCACCTGGAGGTCCTGCCGGACGGCCGGATAAACGGTGCACATAATGAGAACCAGTACA GTCTGATAGAGATTTCCACTGTGGAGCGAGGGGTGGTTAGTCTGTACGGCGTGAAAAGCGAGCTCTTTGTCGCAATGAACAGCAGGGGAAGGCTGTACGGAACG CGTACCTTTAAATCTGAGTGCAAGTTCAAGGAGACCTTGCTGccaaataattataatgcatatGAGTCTTCCATTTACAAGGGATTCTACATTGCTCTCAGCAAACATGGCAGAGTGAAGAGAGGCAACAAGGCCAGTACCTCTATGACAGTCACGCACTTCCTCCCCCGAATATGA